One genomic region from Terriglobus aquaticus encodes:
- a CDS encoding Hpt domain-containing protein, translating to MNAGSTQAAIAAIWRRQVPQTRERLGLLRKAADHLAETRTMEPDLRAQALDIAHKLAGSLGMFGYFDATDHARAIELELHHTGLPQPERLEQHVTALEASLQQALN from the coding sequence ATGAACGCTGGCTCAACTCAAGCTGCCATTGCCGCCATCTGGCGACGGCAGGTACCTCAAACGCGCGAACGCCTGGGCCTTTTGCGCAAGGCTGCCGACCACCTGGCCGAAACCCGCACCATGGAACCCGATCTGCGGGCGCAGGCTTTGGACATAGCCCACAAGCTCGCCGGATCGCTGGGAATGTTTGGCTACTTCGACGCGACCGATCACGCCCGCGCGATCGAACTGGAGTTGCACCACACGGGACTGCCCCAGCCCGAGCGTCTGGAGCAGCATGTGACCGCCTTGGAAGCTTCCCTTCAGCAGGCCCTGAACTAA
- a CDS encoding site-2 protease family protein — protein sequence MSAITYSEAFTPEQVPAPERVYSCPQCSHWIPEGTLACPDCHTLIYGEHLNRLAAAAARAEHEGKRLEARELWTQALDWLPADARQAEQIRQHIAGLDGQQQAESDREARWKKRLGPLAPIALAIFKFKSALFLLFKLKFLLGFVGFFGLYWAMFGWKFALGFTISILIHEMGHYIAVRARGLKADLPMFLPGLGAYVRWYHQGMSLGVLAQIALFGPLFGLGAALASIGLFAVTHQPVFQAIAYVGAWTNLINLIPVLGLDGAQATYALTRLQRGLVLAACIILFALMHEGVFLFLAAGMTYRMFTNDTPEQESIGTLVGYLLLLFALGAFLYIIPDPGQFAR from the coding sequence ATGTCCGCCATCACCTATTCCGAAGCATTCACACCCGAGCAGGTTCCGGCACCCGAGCGCGTCTATAGCTGCCCGCAGTGCAGTCACTGGATTCCCGAAGGCACTCTCGCCTGCCCGGACTGCCACACTCTCATCTACGGTGAGCACCTGAACCGCCTGGCCGCCGCGGCGGCCCGCGCCGAGCACGAAGGCAAGCGCCTGGAAGCCCGCGAGTTGTGGACTCAAGCCCTCGACTGGCTGCCCGCCGACGCTCGCCAGGCCGAACAGATCCGCCAGCACATTGCCGGGCTGGACGGGCAGCAGCAAGCCGAGAGCGACCGCGAAGCGCGCTGGAAGAAGCGCCTTGGCCCGCTCGCCCCGATTGCGCTGGCCATCTTCAAATTCAAGTCGGCGCTGTTTCTGCTCTTCAAGCTCAAGTTCCTGCTGGGCTTTGTCGGCTTCTTCGGCCTGTACTGGGCCATGTTCGGCTGGAAGTTTGCGCTCGGCTTTACGATCTCCATCCTGATTCACGAAATGGGGCACTACATTGCCGTGCGTGCGCGCGGGTTGAAGGCCGACCTGCCCATGTTCCTGCCCGGCCTGGGTGCCTATGTGCGCTGGTATCACCAGGGCATGTCACTGGGCGTGCTGGCCCAGATCGCCCTCTTCGGCCCGCTGTTTGGCCTGGGCGCCGCGCTGGCCAGCATCGGCCTGTTTGCCGTGACGCACCAGCCCGTCTTCCAGGCCATCGCGTACGTGGGCGCCTGGACCAACCTCATCAACCTCATCCCGGTGCTGGGGCTGGACGGCGCACAGGCCACCTACGCCCTCACGCGGCTGCAGCGCGGTCTCGTGCTCGCCGCCTGCATCATCCTGTTTGCGCTGATGCACGAGGGAGTCTTCCTCTTCCTCGCTGCCGGCATGACCTATCGCATGTTCACCAACGACACGCCCGAACAGGAAAGCATCGGCACCCTTGTCGGGTATCTGCTTCTGCTGTTTGCGTTGGGAGCGTTCCTGTACATCATCCCCGACCCCGGCCAGTTCGCACGATAA
- a CDS encoding ATP-binding cassette domain-containing protein: MASEPLITASNLTKRYGPHTVVSDVSLSIDRGEIFGVVGESGSGKSTVARMILRLIEPTEGRVTFDGIDVLAASPHELRMLRRRMGIVFQDPYAALNPRMRVRDILAEPFAIHRDAARGPEIDQRLRAMLDEVGLPATALPRYPHEFSGGQRQRINIARALLLRPDFLVLDEPVSALDVSVGAQVINLLRDLQRRHGLTCLFISHSMPLVRYLCDRVAVMQRGQVVEQGDALAICDHPTQTYTQQLIAATPELPALVN, encoded by the coding sequence ATGGCTTCTGAGCCGCTGATCACCGCCTCGAACCTCACCAAGCGCTACGGCCCGCACACCGTCGTTTCGGACGTTTCGCTCTCGATCGACCGAGGCGAAATCTTCGGCGTCGTCGGTGAGTCCGGCAGCGGCAAGAGCACCGTCGCGCGCATGATCCTGCGGCTCATCGAGCCCACCGAAGGCCGCGTCACCTTCGACGGCATCGACGTACTCGCCGCCTCGCCGCACGAACTGCGCATGCTGCGCCGCCGCATGGGCATTGTCTTCCAGGATCCCTACGCCGCGCTCAATCCGCGCATGCGGGTCCGCGACATTCTCGCCGAGCCCTTCGCCATTCACCGCGACGCCGCTCGCGGCCCGGAGATCGACCAACGCCTGCGTGCCATGCTCGACGAAGTCGGCCTGCCTGCCACCGCGCTGCCGCGCTACCCGCACGAGTTCAGCGGCGGTCAGCGACAGCGCATCAATATCGCTCGCGCCCTGCTGCTGCGGCCCGACTTTCTTGTGCTCGACGAGCCGGTCAGCGCGCTGGACGTCTCCGTCGGCGCCCAGGTCATCAACCTGCTGCGCGACCTGCAGCGGCGTCACGGTCTCACCTGCCTGTTCATCAGCCACAGCATGCCGCTGGTCCGATATCTGTGCGACCGCGTAGCTGTGATGCAGCGCGGGCAGGTCGTGGAACAGGGTGACGCTCTCGCCATTTGCGACCACCCCACGCAGACTTATACGCAGCAACTCATCGCGGCCACGCCCGAACTGCCCGCCCTCGTAAACTAG
- a CDS encoding glycosyltransferase produces the protein MRIAFLPDSFHEVNGVAHTARNYTSYAQRHNVPFLCIRAGQQQPALQQHGSVLSLELPRSRLSVPIEKDLSFDPLFARHARAVGYVLKQFRPDVIHITGPSELGILGAFFARRHGIPLAASWHTNVHEYAGRRLQALSRFLPALPRAAEAASLSLTARFYRMARVLFAPNEELCELLERRTGRPAHRMPRGVDTDLFNPARRTRPQDDGTFLLGYVGRLSVEKNVALLPTIQLDLRARGIANTRFVIVGHGSEEAALRSALPDAIFPGVLKGEALAQAYADMDLFVFPSETDTFGNVVLEALASGVPALVTRGGGPKFIVLDNRTGLIRAPTEFTESIAGLLLSDQLRNMSSAARQNALTWSWDAVFDGVRQVYEQTF, from the coding sequence ATGCGCATTGCGTTCCTGCCGGACAGCTTTCACGAGGTCAATGGCGTTGCGCACACCGCCCGCAACTACACCAGCTACGCACAGCGACATAACGTTCCCTTTCTCTGCATCCGCGCCGGTCAGCAGCAACCCGCGCTGCAGCAGCATGGCTCCGTCCTTTCGCTTGAACTTCCACGCAGCCGCCTCAGCGTTCCGATCGAAAAAGATCTCAGCTTTGACCCGCTCTTTGCCCGTCACGCCCGCGCGGTCGGTTACGTTCTGAAGCAATTTCGCCCCGACGTGATCCACATCACCGGGCCGAGCGAGTTGGGCATTCTGGGTGCGTTCTTCGCGCGTCGCCACGGCATTCCGCTGGCCGCCAGTTGGCACACCAACGTGCATGAGTACGCTGGCCGCCGGCTGCAGGCGCTTAGCCGATTTCTGCCCGCCCTGCCGCGCGCGGCGGAGGCCGCCAGCCTGAGCCTGACTGCCCGGTTCTACCGCATGGCTCGCGTGCTCTTCGCGCCCAACGAGGAGCTGTGCGAGTTGCTGGAACGCCGCACCGGACGCCCAGCCCATCGCATGCCGCGCGGCGTAGACACGGACCTGTTCAACCCGGCGCGCCGCACCCGTCCCCAGGATGACGGCACGTTCCTGCTCGGCTACGTGGGCCGCCTGTCGGTGGAGAAAAACGTCGCCCTGCTGCCGACGATCCAGCTCGATCTGCGCGCCCGCGGCATTGCGAATACCCGGTTCGTAATCGTTGGGCACGGCTCTGAGGAGGCGGCGCTTCGCTCAGCCCTGCCCGATGCGATCTTCCCCGGCGTGCTCAAGGGCGAGGCTCTGGCGCAAGCCTATGCAGACATGGATCTCTTCGTCTTCCCGTCTGAGACGGACACTTTCGGCAACGTGGTTCTGGAGGCACTCGCCAGCGGCGTTCCCGCCCTGGTCACCCGCGGCGGCGGCCCAAAGTTCATCGTCCTGGACAACAGAACCGGCCTCATCCGTGCTCCAACGGAGTTCACCGAATCAATTGCGGGTCTTCTTCTCTCTGATCAGCTCAGGAATATGAGCTCTGCGGCACGGCAAAACGCCCTTACATGGTCCTGGGACGCGGTTTTCGACGGCGTCCGGCAGGTATATGAACAAACGTTTTGA
- a CDS encoding RluA family pseudouridine synthase produces MPSKNMLPKGKRRQTVKADYRAARDATREAEEQRKQAEEDALYGTAEGRSSTPETAANREHTFRTTNADRNTRLDQFVTAKLPDLSRSRAQLMIEAGQVQIRSGNIERPERAAYKVQPGDMVIVRGAAQPPPLRAFAEDIPLTVVYEDNDLAVIDKPAGMTVHAGNGASDDARNSGTLVNALLHHFQGKLSSVGGELRPGIVHRLDKDTSGLILVAKNDKAHRALADMFSEHSLMKRYIALVHGNVRKDSGTINLPIGRDPVRRTRMTTRVNSNVITTASHGRPSLRAPEEPDEDSPQRRGQAVREAVTHYEVLERLHTSVGDFTLLDVEIETGRTHQIRVHMQAIGHRIVGDTLYGAPARIRGLEDDSEQELDIEQEPEPKQAPPAKRKPKKKQKAADDTDLDVEAEQAEVPAGPRPTLPRNFLHAARLVLAHPTTGKRLDFEAPLPPELEELLDRLRSLEDVR; encoded by the coding sequence ATGCCAAGTAAGAACATGCTGCCCAAAGGCAAGCGGCGCCAGACCGTGAAAGCCGACTACCGCGCCGCTCGCGACGCGACCCGCGAGGCCGAAGAGCAGCGCAAGCAGGCCGAGGAAGACGCGCTATACGGTACCGCAGAAGGCCGCAGCAGCACACCAGAAACGGCCGCGAACCGCGAGCACACCTTTCGCACCACCAATGCTGACCGCAATACCCGGCTTGACCAATTCGTGACAGCGAAGCTGCCGGACCTCTCCCGCTCGCGCGCGCAGCTGATGATCGAAGCCGGCCAGGTGCAGATTCGTTCCGGCAACATCGAACGCCCCGAGCGCGCCGCCTACAAGGTTCAGCCCGGCGACATGGTGATCGTGCGCGGCGCCGCCCAGCCTCCGCCGCTGCGCGCCTTTGCCGAAGACATTCCGCTCACCGTGGTCTACGAAGACAACGACCTGGCCGTGATCGACAAGCCCGCGGGCATGACCGTCCACGCCGGTAACGGGGCGAGCGATGACGCGCGCAACTCCGGCACCCTCGTCAATGCCCTGCTCCACCACTTCCAGGGCAAGCTCTCCAGTGTTGGAGGCGAGCTGCGACCCGGCATTGTGCACCGTCTCGACAAAGACACCAGCGGCCTCATCCTCGTGGCGAAGAACGACAAGGCTCACCGCGCCCTGGCCGACATGTTCAGCGAGCATTCGCTGATGAAGCGCTACATCGCTCTGGTGCACGGAAACGTTCGCAAAGACAGTGGCACGATCAACCTGCCCATTGGCCGCGATCCTGTGCGCCGCACCCGCATGACCACGCGCGTGAACAGCAACGTGATCACCACCGCGAGTCACGGACGCCCTTCCTTGCGCGCGCCTGAGGAGCCGGACGAGGATTCGCCGCAGCGCCGCGGGCAGGCCGTGCGCGAAGCCGTGACGCATTACGAAGTCTTGGAGCGGCTGCACACCTCGGTTGGTGACTTCACCCTGCTCGATGTCGAGATTGAAACCGGCCGCACCCACCAGATCCGCGTCCATATGCAGGCTATCGGTCACCGGATTGTAGGGGATACTCTCTACGGCGCGCCGGCCCGCATTCGTGGCCTCGAGGATGACTCCGAGCAGGAGCTGGACATCGAGCAAGAGCCAGAGCCGAAGCAAGCTCCTCCCGCGAAGCGCAAGCCAAAGAAGAAGCAGAAAGCGGCGGACGACACGGATCTGGACGTGGAGGCAGAGCAGGCCGAAGTGCCGGCCGGACCGCGTCCCACCCTGCCGCGCAACTTCCTCCATGCCGCCCGCCTGGTCCTGGCGCACCCGACTACGGGCAAGCGCCTGGATTTCGAGGCTCCGCTTCCGCCCGAACTTGAGGAGCTGCTCGACCGTCTTCGCTCACTCGAGGACGTTCGGTAG
- a CDS encoding DUF971 domain-containing protein, translating into MSHEGIRFISQEEARRAEQRDQKLPPEAITPAKVSVDLTGGTGVSIAWKDGHRSHWSFPFLRDACPCATCHEKREKSGRALGEPEPAPATAFPMYKAPARPSKAEPIGRYAIKFHWNDGHESGIYAWDFLRRLDEGKA; encoded by the coding sequence ATGAGTCACGAGGGCATCCGCTTCATCAGCCAGGAAGAAGCCCGCCGCGCCGAGCAGCGCGACCAGAAACTGCCGCCCGAAGCCATCACGCCTGCCAAAGTCTCCGTCGACCTGACTGGAGGAACGGGTGTGTCGATTGCCTGGAAGGACGGTCACCGCTCCCACTGGAGCTTCCCGTTTCTGCGCGACGCCTGCCCCTGCGCCACGTGCCACGAGAAGCGCGAGAAGTCTGGCCGCGCCCTAGGCGAACCGGAGCCCGCACCCGCCACCGCCTTTCCCATGTACAAGGCTCCCGCGCGTCCCAGCAAAGCAGAGCCCATCGGTCGCTATGCCATCAAATTTCACTGGAATGACGGGCACGAGAGCGGCATCTACGCCTGGGACTTTCTGCGTCGATTAGACGAGGGCAAAGCATAG
- a CDS encoding metallophosphoesterase, translating to MDEQNTISRRRFLRQTFAYSALAALAPGSLLTAGAQAPPPDPNATHMFMIGDWGTDRYVPQQVNVSQSMQTWMDRNHLTPNAMVLLGDNWYGKMHGGVNDRRWADQFENMYPANKFPGPAYAVLGNHDYEKGKTDKVQLQLDYPKSRQTRWTMPNRWYSMLYPQQNPVAKLIFLDSNLPGTKPFDPWPWSYLMSHEDADAQDQWFRAELAKPREAPFLIVIAHHPLFTNGVHRDNPVLIPRWDPLLRQAKVDFYITGHDHDLQHLEFEGHPTSFVISGGGGAELVDWSVDPRKRGPFGGKVLGFSHLELTKEAVTLRHITLNAQELHTFRRTPDGKMTILKAS from the coding sequence TTGGACGAACAGAACACCATCAGCCGGCGCCGTTTCCTGCGACAAACCTTCGCCTACTCGGCCCTGGCTGCCCTGGCGCCGGGCAGCCTGCTCACGGCAGGCGCGCAGGCTCCGCCGCCTGACCCCAACGCCACCCACATGTTCATGATCGGCGACTGGGGTACCGATCGTTACGTCCCGCAGCAGGTCAACGTTTCGCAAAGCATGCAAACGTGGATGGACCGCAATCACCTGACGCCCAACGCGATGGTTCTGCTGGGCGACAACTGGTACGGCAAGATGCACGGCGGCGTGAACGACCGCCGCTGGGCGGACCAGTTCGAGAACATGTACCCGGCGAACAAGTTCCCCGGCCCGGCGTATGCCGTGCTCGGCAATCACGATTACGAAAAGGGCAAGACCGACAAGGTCCAGCTGCAGCTGGACTACCCCAAGAGCCGCCAGACTCGGTGGACCATGCCCAACCGCTGGTACAGCATGCTGTACCCGCAGCAGAACCCAGTGGCGAAGCTCATCTTTCTCGACTCAAACCTGCCGGGCACCAAGCCCTTCGACCCGTGGCCCTGGAGCTACCTGATGAGCCACGAGGACGCCGACGCGCAGGACCAGTGGTTCCGCGCCGAGCTGGCCAAGCCCCGCGAAGCCCCGTTCCTGATCGTCATCGCGCACCATCCGCTGTTTACGAACGGCGTGCACCGCGACAACCCTGTGCTCATCCCGCGCTGGGATCCGCTGCTGCGCCAGGCCAAGGTCGACTTCTATATCACTGGCCACGATCACGACCTGCAGCACCTGGAATTTGAAGGCCACCCCACCTCGTTCGTCATCTCCGGTGGCGGCGGCGCGGAACTCGTGGACTGGTCCGTCGATCCACGCAAGCGCGGTCCCTTCGGCGGCAAGGTGCTCGGCTTCTCGCACCTGGAACTCACGAAGGAGGCCGTGACCCTGCGCCACATCACCTTGAACGCTCAGGAACTTCACACCTTCCGCCGCACGCCGGACGGCAAGATGACAATTCTGAAAGCCAGTTAG
- a CDS encoding DUF3050 domain-containing protein, translating into MNVNPRISALTTRLQPLYTRLSQHPLYASLETLKDLHLFMEAHVFAVWDFMSLLKALQRGLTSVEVPWTPSPLPESRRLINEIVLGEESDVYQGEPLSHFELYRLAMQQCGASTAAIDALLQSLRNGDLLGPALAASGAPQEAQSFVGDTFALLAQDKLHVTAAAFTFGREDLIPDMFQGFVRDLNRELAGRLETFVWYLQRHIEVDGEEHGPMALRMISELCGDDETKWQEAETAAVHALESRLRLWDGIHAKVRARRSVPALA; encoded by the coding sequence ATGAACGTCAACCCACGTATCTCCGCACTCACAACTCGCCTGCAGCCGCTGTACACGCGCTTGAGCCAGCACCCGCTCTACGCCTCGCTCGAAACTCTGAAAGACCTGCACCTGTTCATGGAAGCCCATGTATTCGCCGTGTGGGATTTTATGAGTCTGCTCAAGGCTCTGCAGCGTGGCCTTACGTCGGTCGAGGTGCCGTGGACGCCCAGCCCGCTGCCCGAAAGCCGCCGCCTGATCAACGAGATTGTTCTCGGCGAAGAGAGCGATGTGTACCAGGGAGAGCCGCTCAGTCACTTCGAGCTTTATCGCCTCGCCATGCAACAGTGCGGAGCCTCCACCGCCGCGATCGATGCGCTTTTGCAATCCTTGCGCAATGGTGATCTGCTCGGCCCGGCCCTGGCTGCCAGCGGCGCGCCGCAGGAGGCGCAGAGCTTCGTCGGCGATACGTTTGCGCTCCTCGCGCAAGACAAGCTTCACGTCACCGCCGCCGCGTTCACCTTTGGCCGCGAAGACCTGATCCCCGACATGTTTCAGGGCTTTGTGCGCGACCTGAACCGCGAACTCGCCGGCCGCCTTGAGACGTTCGTCTGGTACCTGCAGCGGCACATCGAAGTCGACGGCGAAGAACATGGCCCCATGGCGCTGCGCATGATAAGCGAACTCTGCGGCGACGACGAAACGAAGTGGCAAGAGGCCGAGACTGCAGCGGTGCACGCGCTGGAGTCACGCCTGCGGCTCTGGGACGGCATCCACGCAAAGGTGCGGGCACGCCGCAGCGTGCCCGCACTCGCCTGA
- a CDS encoding VWA domain-containing protein: MILRPEPQTASTRFSRLRAVSFAAVLCTASLFAGAAQAQVPALPPSTADTAPAKQAPATAQVPASAAPAPTQAAPTQAAPTQAAPQAAAAQQQPDADVAAPTIRAFVPEVSLIFTVTDKKGRFVTGLQQQNFGLLDDGRRPDRVIRFTQQANLPLRIGIMLDTSNSIRSRFQFEQDAASEFLLQVLRRGDAAFVTGFDVRTELAQDYTNNIDLLNQAIHKLRPGGGTAFFDALYSTCRDQMLTVQGGREDIRKAIVLVSDGEDNYSHAYEQDAIKECQRAETIVYTISTNVSPSRDKGDEVLERISDATGGHTFFPNKIEDVAKGFQSIEEELRSQYSLRYRPADFKQDGAFRTIRLVAMDPRYNVRAKKGYFAPRPQ, encoded by the coding sequence GTGATTCTTCGCCCAGAGCCTCAGACCGCCTCCACACGCTTCTCCAGGCTCCGCGCCGTTTCCTTCGCGGCCGTGCTGTGCACCGCATCCCTCTTTGCGGGGGCAGCCCAGGCCCAGGTGCCCGCGCTCCCGCCCAGCACCGCCGACACGGCTCCGGCCAAGCAGGCACCTGCCACGGCTCAGGTGCCCGCGTCCGCGGCACCCGCACCCACGCAAGCCGCACCCACGCAAGCCGCACCCACGCAAGCCGCGCCCCAGGCCGCCGCCGCACAGCAGCAGCCGGATGCCGACGTCGCCGCTCCCACCATCCGCGCCTTTGTGCCGGAGGTGAGCCTCATCTTCACCGTGACCGATAAGAAAGGCCGGTTTGTTACCGGCCTGCAGCAGCAGAACTTCGGTCTGCTCGACGACGGCCGCCGCCCCGATCGCGTCATCCGCTTCACCCAGCAGGCCAATTTGCCGCTGCGCATCGGCATCATGCTCGATACGTCGAACTCGATCCGCTCGCGCTTCCAGTTTGAGCAGGATGCCGCGTCCGAGTTCCTGCTGCAGGTGCTTCGCCGTGGCGACGCCGCCTTTGTCACCGGGTTCGACGTCCGCACCGAGCTCGCGCAGGACTACACCAACAACATCGACCTCTTGAACCAGGCTATCCACAAGCTGCGGCCGGGCGGCGGCACCGCATTCTTCGACGCGCTGTACAGCACCTGCCGCGACCAGATGCTCACCGTGCAAGGCGGCCGCGAGGACATCCGCAAGGCCATCGTGCTCGTCTCGGACGGCGAAGACAACTACTCCCACGCCTACGAGCAGGACGCGATCAAGGAGTGCCAGCGCGCCGAGACCATCGTGTACACGATCTCGACCAACGTCTCGCCGTCGCGCGACAAGGGCGACGAGGTTCTGGAACGCATCAGCGACGCCACCGGCGGGCACACCTTTTTCCCCAACAAGATCGAGGATGTTGCCAAGGGGTTCCAGTCGATTGAAGAAGAGCTGCGATCGCAGTACTCGCTGCGCTACCGCCCCGCCGACTTCAAGCAGGATGGCGCCTTCCGCACTATTCGCCTGGTTGCCATGGACCCGCGCTACAACGTTCGTGCCAAGAAGGGCTATTTCGCTCCGCGCCCTCAATAA
- a CDS encoding prolipoprotein diacylglyceryl transferase encodes MYPRLAHFGSITIPTYSVVAAVGLIAALLLAEWCAPHVGLARERIWHFCLGTLAGTLVLSRIALAAQNWAAFRTYPRVILTLPTLTRSGPLLVVLCAAACIVAMHLPWLRTLDAVTPAALLLLTALHVGSFFAGDDLGSRTDLALGNLVRGDEGHHPVALYAAVLTALACAASMVTLLRNNRVGRTFGVGLAAVSVARFVADEFRPGYLLPQLGIPGFLRADQLLLLALFVAGMLFLLDWSPRHAK; translated from the coding sequence ATGTACCCGCGGCTCGCGCACTTCGGTTCCATCACGATTCCCACCTACAGCGTGGTCGCGGCCGTGGGCCTGATCGCGGCGCTGCTGCTGGCGGAGTGGTGCGCGCCCCACGTCGGCCTCGCTCGCGAACGCATCTGGCACTTCTGCCTCGGGACTCTCGCCGGCACACTGGTGCTCTCACGCATTGCCCTTGCCGCACAGAACTGGGCCGCGTTCCGAACCTACCCTCGCGTCATCCTTACCCTGCCCACGCTCACCAGGTCCGGCCCGCTTCTCGTCGTTCTCTGCGCGGCGGCCTGCATCGTCGCCATGCATCTGCCCTGGCTGCGAACGCTGGACGCGGTCACGCCGGCCGCTCTTCTGCTGCTGACCGCACTCCACGTGGGCAGCTTTTTTGCCGGCGACGACCTGGGCAGCCGCACGGACCTTGCCCTAGGCAACCTGGTCCGTGGCGACGAGGGACATCACCCCGTTGCGCTGTACGCCGCCGTGCTCACCGCGCTCGCCTGCGCCGCTTCGATGGTCACACTTCTGCGCAACAACCGTGTCGGCCGCACCTTCGGAGTTGGCCTTGCCGCGGTCAGCGTTGCGCGCTTCGTCGCAGACGAGTTTCGCCCCGGCTATCTCCTTCCCCAACTCGGCATCCCGGGCTTCCTGCGCGCCGATCAACTCCTGCTGCTCGCGTTGTTTGTCGCGGGCATGCTCTTTCTGCTCGACTGGAGCCCACGCCATGCCAAGTAA
- a CDS encoding HD domain-containing protein, translating into MNEHLEGGTQAATEIPAIVGFIREVDKLKGVLRKVKPLGLDRYENSAEHSWQLALLALTLRDYAAEPVRIDHVIRMLLVHDIGEIDTGDTMAFVEGGWAERKQDELAAVRRIFAMLPGEHTVELEALWQEFEHGDTPESRFANAVDRVMPALLNLANGGQSWKENGISYERVVRRLEAQISAGSPALWSYVRAELDRARELDLFGA; encoded by the coding sequence ATGAACGAGCATCTTGAAGGCGGGACGCAGGCTGCGACGGAGATCCCGGCGATCGTGGGTTTCATCCGCGAGGTGGACAAGCTGAAGGGTGTGCTGCGCAAGGTAAAGCCGCTCGGCCTGGACCGCTACGAGAACTCGGCGGAGCATAGCTGGCAGTTGGCGCTGCTGGCGCTCACGTTGCGGGACTACGCGGCGGAGCCGGTCCGCATCGACCACGTGATCCGCATGCTGCTGGTGCACGACATCGGCGAGATCGACACGGGCGACACCATGGCGTTCGTCGAGGGCGGATGGGCCGAGCGCAAGCAGGACGAACTCGCCGCCGTGCGGCGCATCTTTGCCATGCTGCCCGGGGAGCACACGGTGGAGCTGGAGGCGCTATGGCAGGAGTTCGAGCATGGCGACACGCCGGAGTCACGCTTTGCCAATGCAGTGGACCGGGTGATGCCGGCGCTGCTAAACCTGGCCAACGGCGGGCAGAGCTGGAAGGAAAACGGCATCAGCTATGAGCGCGTGGTGCGACGGCTGGAGGCGCAGATCTCGGCAGGCTCGCCGGCGCTGTGGAGCTACGTGCGTGCCGAACTGGACCGAGCGCGGGAGCTGGATCTGTTTGGCGCGTGA
- a CDS encoding acyltransferase family protein: MQSKALPSKTHFQSLDGLRGVAALIVVAFHVFEEFSYGDHVKQILNHGYLAVDFFFLLSGFVVAYAYDDRWDRMSITDFFKRRVIRLQPMVVMGSLIGAALFYFAKGPVFPPIAQTSVPKMLLVMLIGATLIPVTTGTLDIRGWQELHPLNGPAWSLFYEYVANILYAVGLRKASNRVLAILAALSAILLVEVSLRQGDMIGGWSLTVKQVHIGLARLLFPFLAGMLLMRSGKRIHVRGAFGWASFLLALCLCFPRIGGHAHLWMNGVYDAFCILIMFPIIVAIGAGNGKSAGSPADNRLAHWLGALSYPLYITHYPLIYIWTEWVDGPAHPSGHTALPWIIGIGLWCTAIVIGYACLKLYDEPVRRWLSKRFLGRATA, encoded by the coding sequence ATGCAATCCAAGGCGCTTCCTAGCAAGACTCACTTCCAGAGCCTCGATGGCCTTCGCGGCGTTGCGGCTCTCATCGTGGTCGCCTTCCACGTCTTCGAAGAATTCAGCTACGGCGACCACGTCAAGCAGATCCTGAACCACGGCTACCTTGCCGTCGATTTCTTCTTTCTGCTCTCAGGCTTCGTCGTCGCCTACGCCTACGACGACCGCTGGGATCGCATGTCGATCACGGACTTCTTCAAGCGCCGCGTGATCCGGTTGCAACCCATGGTGGTGATGGGCAGCCTGATCGGCGCGGCCCTGTTCTATTTCGCCAAGGGACCGGTGTTCCCACCCATCGCCCAGACCTCCGTGCCCAAGATGCTGCTGGTCATGTTGATCGGCGCCACGCTCATCCCGGTCACCACGGGCACACTCGACATCCGCGGCTGGCAGGAATTGCACCCGCTGAACGGTCCCGCCTGGTCGCTCTTTTACGAGTACGTGGCAAACATCCTCTACGCCGTCGGCCTGCGCAAGGCGTCCAACCGCGTGCTCGCCATCCTTGCTGCACTCTCCGCGATTCTGCTAGTCGAGGTCTCACTGCGCCAGGGTGACATGATCGGCGGCTGGAGTCTGACCGTCAAACAGGTCCACATCGGCCTGGCTCGGCTGCTCTTTCCGTTCCTCGCTGGCATGCTGCTGATGCGCTCGGGTAAGCGGATCCACGTGCGCGGGGCTTTTGGTTGGGCCAGCTTTCTGCTGGCGCTCTGCCTCTGCTTTCCGCGCATCGGCGGACACGCCCACCTTTGGATGAACGGTGTCTACGATGCCTTCTGCATCCTTATCATGTTCCCCATCATCGTGGCCATCGGCGCAGGCAACGGCAAGTCGGCCGGCTCACCGGCGGATAACCGGCTCGCCCACTGGCTCGGCGCTCTCTCCTACCCGCTCTACATCACCCACTACCCGCTCATCTACATCTGGACAGAATGGGTTGACGGCCCGGCGCACCCGTCGGGTCACACGGCCCTGCCGTGGATTATCGGCATCGGCCTCTGGTGTACCGCGATCGTGATCGGCTACGCCTGCCTGAAGCTCTACGACGAACCCGTCCGCCGCTGGCTCAGCAAGCGCTTCCTCGGCCGGGCCACCGCCTGA